One Littorina saxatilis isolate snail1 linkage group LG12, US_GU_Lsax_2.0, whole genome shotgun sequence genomic region harbors:
- the LOC138981795 gene encoding uncharacterized protein: MASRYIVYVLAVCATLLWKPAMLQDTTLCSSSSPCVFDCGETTLDLVPLSRDDEQPFFPDLPDREGAFQFSFSPCSSFSEGSGCANTSVCQIDPLDANNTVDVGSTASVALTQNPQTNTSVLTYTSTQGGVKRTTTVSLVCAADGPQANGTGTLSVAGEVPLSSRNYSMTLTSQYACFHKFNGNSTTEPSVITTTSESNVTSENPPTTEPPTNTTSNINGTTSESNVTSEIPPTTEPPTNTTSQSNVTMTEPATSPAGSVSTVTIPSTTPAGPPGHASALRCSVLTVVLVAAAAIVTRG, translated from the exons ATGGCGTCGCGCTACATTGTGTACGTGCTGGCGGTGTGCGCCACGTTGCTATGGAAACCAGCCATGCTCCAAGATACCACACTGTGTAGCAGTTCGTCCCCTTGTGTGTTCGACTGTGGGGAAACCACTCTTGACCTGGTACCGCTTTCTAGAGACGACGAGCAAccctt TTTTCCAGATTTGCCCGACCGAGAAGGAGCTTTCCAGTTTTCCTTCAGCCCATGTTCCAGTTTTTCTGAGGGTTCCGGTTGTGCCAACACTTCA GTGTGTCAGATCGATCCACTGGATGCAAACAACACAGTGGATGTTGGCAGCACTGCCTCTGTCGCACTGACACAAAATCCACAAACCAACACCTCTGTTCTGACTTACACGTCTACTCAGGGTGGAGTAAAAAG AACCACGACAGTATCACTGGTGTGTGCCGCCGACGGACCACAAGCGAACGGTACTGGTACTTTGAGTGTCGCTGGTGAAGTACCCCTCAGTTCTCGAAACTAC TCCATGACCCTGACAAGCCAGTACGCCTGTTTTCACAAATTCAACGGCAACTCAACAACCGAGCCTTCAGTGATCACCACTACCTCAGAAAGCAACGTCACGTCAGAGAATCCGCCCACCACAGAACCGCCAACAAACACTACGTCAAACATCAACGGCACTACGTCAGAGAGTAACGTGACGTCAGAGATTCCTCCCACTACAGAACCGCCAACAAACACTACGTCACAGAGTAACGTCACCATGACTGAGCCAGCCACATCCCCTGCCGGTTCTGTTTCAACAG TGACCATACCGTCCACCACTCCCGCTGGCCCACCTGGTCACGCCTCTGCTCTCAG ATGTTCCGTGCTCACTGTTGTGCTTGTGGCTGCAGCAGCAATAGTCACGAGAGGTTGA